ATCTTTGGTCGCGACTCAATCACAAAATCCTCGACGTAGCGCTGCTACGCCTGCGGTTTAGTTCAATCAGAGCAACCAAATCTGTCCCAGATCCGGGCGCGATCCAGTAAATTGGTATTTTCCGAGTCCCTAAAAGAGTGCCATTGGGAATTGCCGCCAAATTCAACATCGAGAGGCTGCCATGTTCGGACTGGGAATGCCGGAACTACTTATTATCCTGGTAATCATCGTCATCATCTTCGGGGCGGGAAAACTGCCTGAAATCGGATCGGGTCTCGGCAAAGGCATCAAGAATTTCAAGGATGCCAATAAGAGCGACCCAAACAAACTCACCG
The DNA window shown above is from Desulfobulbaceae bacterium and carries:
- the tatA gene encoding twin-arginine translocase TatA/TatE family subunit; the encoded protein is MFGLGMPELLIILVIIVIIFGAGKLPEIGSGLGKGIKNFKDANKSDPNKLTEDTDDSDTKA